ACAGCAGCGGATTTAATAGATTTTTCGAGTCCTTCTAAGTTTACTGCAACAGTTCTTTTAACACCTTTTACGATGTTTTGAATTGCTGGGTTCCTTAATGGACTAATAGCTTCGATTGGTATGTCAGATGCAATTACTGATCCTCTATCGTCGTATAAATCGACTTTATCATCAAACTTTGCCATTTTTTCCCTCCTAAATAAATAGAGTTTAACTAATATACCACCCTCAATGGTAAACTTTTTCACCAAATTGAGTTGAGCCATATAGCAAATTATTGCAATAGCCCGCCATATGGTATACAAATTTTATTTTATAAGAGATATAATATAAAGATTACCTATAAAATCTTTTAGAAAAATATATAAAGTATAATAAAACATGTTTTTTTTAAGAAAAATACATCTGGAAGTAATACTTTTTAATTTTCATTAAAAATAATATTATCAAAAAAATTAAGATATTTACTAATTAATTTTAAAAATTATAAATTAAAATTAAAATCTAATTAGAATATTAAAAATTAGGCAGTTTTATCCAAAATAAAGCCAAAATTAAAATTATTACTTTAAGGCCTATAAGTAATAAATAATACTGAAAGTAATACAAAAATCCCTCCAAAAAATTACAGTTAATTTATAAATAAAATGAAAATAAAAATAATTAATTATGCAAATTGTAGCAGATGTTGGAGGGACACCCGGAAGGGATTGTAACGGGTATTGTAAATACTGTTACTTTAGAAAGGTAAAGGAAATTAAAAGTTTTGGCTGTGCACATTGTCTGCCAAATAAAGTCGGATGTGAAAGATGCAGTAAAGGAGTTGCTGAATCAGAAGGAGGATTCAAAACACCTTTTGAAGTAATAAACAATGTTCAGACATTTTTAATGATGAATTCCGGAATAAGTGGAGAGATTACTGCAAACATCAGCGGAGGAGGAGATATTAGCTGTTATCCTCATCTTGAAACTGTCACTGCCAATTTAAACCAATTTTCGATTTCATCACATTTAGGATATACAAGCGGAAAAGGCATAACCGACAGCGAAATTGCTACAAGACTAATTGACAATGGAGTTAATGAAGTATCATTTACAGTTTTTTCAACAGACCCCCAACTTAGAAAAGAATGGGTTAAAGATACAAACCCTGAAGAGGCACTTAAGGCATGTAAAACATTTTGTGAAAATGTGAAATTATTCGGTGCTAGCGTCATTATTCCAGGAGTTAATGACGGAGAAGTATTGCGAGAAACCTGCAATTCTCTTGAATCATGGGGAGCAAAAGGAATATTGTTGATGAGATTTGCAAATACCTTCAATGAAGGATTGATTTTAGGAAACGAACCAATCATTAAAGGAATTGAATCACAACCTGTCGAAGACTTTGCAGAACTTGTTAAAGAAATCAATAAAGAATATAAATTCAGGGTAAGCGGCACCCCATTATGCGATCCTGAAACTGGCGGCCCATTTGCAATATCTAAAAGTGAAAATGAAGTATTTCTACAGTTTATTAAACCTGTAACAGGTGATGCAACAATAATTACGTCCAAAACAGCAGAGCCATTTATTACCAAAATATTTGACAAATTAGAAGCAGACAGCGTTAATGTTGTGGCTGTTGAAAAGGAAATAGCCTGTTTGATTACAAAAGAGGATTTAGAAAAACTTGATTTAAGCGAAATAAAACAGGCAGTGATTTTGCCCGGACGGTCATTTGTTCATCAGCTCGATGCTGAAAGAATTTTAAGCGCTGACGGCGTTGAAAGAATTGTTGGCCGCGGCCCCGATACTTTAAGTGTTGACGGTGAAATGAGTATCGATTTAACTGATGAAAACGTTATAGAAAGAGAACTGGAACAGTTTAATGATTTGGTAGATGCAATAAACTTCTTTGGAATGAGATTGATTTAAAAAAAGAATTAGTTTGAATCCTCAACAAGAGAACTCTCACTGTTAATCTTAACTAAAATATAATCATACATAAATGATTTTTTTATTTCGGCTATTTCAGATAATTTTTTGCCATCAACAACAACATTTGCTATTACATCAGCGTATTCGTCGTAATTTAATTTTACGCGAACACCGTCTAATTGTGAAGTTACAGGATATGGAGAAAAAATGTCTTTAACTTCCCTAACCTGATTTTCAATTGCATTTTTAACAACGATGGACGGTACCAATGGAGGGTCAAGAATCATTTCATGTTTCTTATCAGTCAGAATCTTTTCAACAGTTTCAACCAGTTTATCAAGTGCACGGATATCAGGACCTCTTCTCAATCTTCTAGGAATCCTTCCTAAACCTCCAACATATGCATCTGCACCAGGAAGCTCATCAACAGGAATATCTGGAGCCCCAGTTACAATAACTGGAATGTTGATATCATCATATAAAAAAGATTTTTCTTTAATACAGTTTTCAAAACTGCCTAAAGCAAAAATGGCAATATCATGTTCTTCAATTAGTCTTTTTTCCTCCTCGGTAATGCCTGAAGTTCCCTTACCATCACCTCTGGCAAGACCAACCATATTATCTTTTGCACCATATTCGCGCAAATATTCGGAAATGTCACATGCTGCATGAGGCAAATGATGCCTTGCAAGTGTTGGTGAGACAATAGCTATTTCAGAACCTGCCATTGGAGCAACTGAAATTTTTGCTAAAAGTTCGTCTGCTTTCCTTTCAATTTTATCAACATCTTCTAAAGGAACTGCAATACTTAAAACCAATTCCATTTGTAAAATATTATCCTGAAGAATGAATCCTCCCAAATCTTCAACTAATTCCTTGAATTCTTCACTTTTGTGAACTCCGCCGGTAAATGTTAATGTTTCATACATTATTAACAACTCTCAAAATGCACTTAAATACAAATATATAATATTAATTATATTCGCCATATGTTATATTAAATTTTCTAAAAGGGAATATCTGATTTCGATTTTTTCAAATGGATTTTTAGAAATGCCGTTGTGGGAAGGAATTTCAACCAGATTCTCACTTTCAGTGACTTTATTTTTTAAATAATCAGGATAAATTACATAATCAAAATCTCTTAAGACAATATTAAATCCCATATCCAAAACTATGTCTTTTAAAAAATTAGAATATACCTTAACATCAACATCTCTTTTGAAATTAGAATTCAAGTATTTTCTGCACAGTTCATAATCATCAAAAAATGCAATTATATCCTCGTCAGACAGTTCATTTTGACCTATTTTAGAAACTTTTTTTATGCTTTCAAAAACCTGTGAAGGAGTATTGATTTTAATGGCAAAACTATTCATTTCAACTTTACTTTCTGATAATAAAATAGCCAAATCCCCTTTTTCTTCATCAGGATGTTTATTTACAATATAATCAGAAATACCTGCCAATTTAACAATTTCTTCACACATGGGTGTTGTGATTATTTTCATGATATAAATTATATATTAATCCTTAATATAAATTAATTCATGAAAGTTACATTGAGTTTTGAAGAAAGTGAAAGTGATGATGTTTCTATAATGGTTGATGCGCTAAGAGCCAGTTCCACAATTGTGCTGGCTTTAGATATCTTTGAAAAAGTAATACCATGTTTTACAAAAGAAGATGCCTTTAAACTAAAAGATAAACTTGATGGCGTTGTTGCAGGAGAAAGAGGAGGTAAAAAAATTGATGGATTTGACATTGGAAACTCCCCAAGCAGAATAAAAGATTACAAAACCGATAAAAATACCCTTATTTTAACAACAAGCAACGGCACCAGAATACTTGAAAATATGCATTCCACAGTCCTTGTGGGATCTCTTATTAATGCAAAATATGTGGCGGGACAAAGTGTTAAAATAGCCAAAGACCATATCGACGTAGTAATGGCAGGAGTTAAAGGAAAATTTGCAATAGAAGATTTTTTAGCTTCAGGAGAAATATTATACTGGATAACACAAGAACTTCCCGACTGCGAATTAAGTGAATATGCCCAATCTGCAATATTGGCCAGCAGACCCTCCGAATCCTTAAAATCATTTATAAATTCAAGGTCAGGTAAAAGATTAATTGAATTGGGTTATGAAAATGATGTTGAATTATGCAGCCTGAAAAATATCACATCAAATGTTGCGATTTATAAAAATCAAGAGTTGACATTGTTAAAAGATTAAGTTTATATATTTCTATCTATATAGTATATGAAAATATAATTATACAAAGAGTGTTTATTTAATGAAAAGAGAATTATTAACAATAATTGGTACTGCCCACGTATCTGAAGAAAGTGTTAATGAAGTAAAAGATGCCATTTATGAACAGCATCCTGATATTGTTGCTATCGAACTTGATAGAGGAAGATACGAAAAACTGAAAAAACAGATGATGGGCATTGAAGAAGATGAGCACGTACCTATTACTCAAATAATAAAAGAAAATAAAGTAGGGTTATTTTTAGTAAGTACTCTTCTCGGATATTTTCAATCAAAAATTGGAGCTGAAGTTGATGTTGCACCAGGTTCTGAAATGATTGGTGCAATAGAAGCGAGTCAGGATTTAAAAATTCCAATCGCCCTAATTGACAGAGAAATAAATACCACATTGCAAAGAGCTTTAAATAAAATGAGCTTTAAAGAAAAAGCCAAATTTGGATATGGATTAATTGCTTCTGTTTTGGGTTTTGATGATGATGAAGAAGATGAGATTGACATAGAAGAGTTGAAAAATTCCGAAAACATTGACGATATGATGGAAATGTTTAAAGACGAAGCTCCAAGTGTTTATGAAGTTTTAGTTCATGAAAGAGATGCATATCTTGCAGGGAAAATAATGCAGATACCTTATGATAAAATCATTGCAGTCGTTGGAGCAGGACATAAACCCGGAATTGAAAACTATCTTGATAATCCTGAAACTTTACCTGACTTAGAACAATTAGAAGTTATTAGTGAAAAAAAAGGCATTCCATGGCTTAAAATAATATTGGCATTAATCCCCATTTCATTTGTCGTGATATTTTTTCTGGCATTTTTTAATGGGATAAACATTGCCGGAAACATATATGAATTTATAATAATCAGCGTTGCAATGGGTTTTATCGGATCAATTCTTTCCGGTTCAAAAATTCAATCTGCAATTGTTGGGGGATTGATGGCACCTTTGACAATTATACATCCTCTGCTTGCAGCAGGATGGTTTTCAGGTTTGGTAGAAGCCAAATTTAGAAAAGTAAGGCAAAAAGATGTTCATAATTTAGCCCATATTGAAAATCTTAGAGATTTGTGGAGCAATAATATATTTAGAATATTGCTTGTGGTTATTGGAACAAATTTAGGTGTCAGCATAGCCACATTAGTAATTTTGCCTTCAAAAGTTTTCATCCCATTATTTATGAAAATATTTGGCGGATGAATAAAAATTTTTATATAAAAATATTACATATAATTTATTAATTATTAATTTTAAATGGAAGAAAAATGTATTTAATATTTCGTTGTGACTGTGGACGGGCACTATATTCAAAAGAAGGAATAGCTACACGCAAATGTGTGTGCGGAAAGACATTAAAAGTTAAATCCCGACGTATATTTAAAAAAGTAGCCACTAGAGAAGAGGCATCAAAAGCAGTCCAGGAAATGCAAGATAAAATATATGGAAACACTGACTTTATGTTAGCTAGTGATTTATAGTAAATATGGTTTGTTAAAAATGATTACAATAACAATCGAAATAATTATAATATTAATTCTAATGTTTCTTAACGGATATTTATCAATGGCGGAACTTGCCGTTGTATCCATAAGAAAATCGAAAATGCAAAAATATTTAGACGAAGGAAATAAAAAAGCGCAAATTGTAATGAATTTAAATGAAAATCCAAATGAATTTTTATCAACAGTTCAGATTGGAATTTCACTTATCGGTATTCTAACCGGGGCATTTGGTGGAGTAACCTTAGCAGAACCTCTTTCCGAATTAATCTACTTTATCCCATATAATGACATTATTAGTGTGACACTAGTTGTTATTATAACCACATACCTCACACTTGTTCTCGGGGAAATCGTGCCTAAAGTTATTGCTTTAAATGACCCTGAAAAAGTTGCTCTTAAAGTTGTCAAAAGTATAATCATACTTTCAAAAATTTCAAAGCCCATCAGTTATGTTCTTGCAAAATCCAGCAGTTTCGTTTTGTGGTTAATGAGAATCGAAGATAAAAGTGACGAAGTAGTTACAGAAGAAGAAATCGAATTAATGATTAAGGAAGGAAGAAAAGACGGAACAATTGAGAAAGAGGAAGAAGACATTATCAAAAGAGTATTTAAGCTTGATGACCAAAAAGTCGGAAGCATAATGACTCCAAGAAATGAAATTATTTGGATTGACCTTGAAGATGACGATGATGTAAACAAAATCAAAATTATTGAAAGCAGAAGATCAATTTTCCCAATAGCTAAAGGAGAACTTGACGAATTTATTGGAGTTGTGCAGGCAAAAGATATTCTCTCAACAATATTCCGCGGAGAAGAGGTTGACGTTGAAAAAATCGTAAAAGAGCCTTTAGTTGTATCTGAACACATGGAAACATTGGAATTGCTTAAAGAATTTAAAGAAAATCAGGAATATGTACACATGTCTCTTGTTGTTGATGAATTTGGAAGTGTTGAAGGCTTAATTACATTAAACGATTTACTTGAAGGCATTGTAGGACACATTCCAGGAATTGACGAGGAAGATGAACCTGAAGCTACATTAAGAGACGATGGAACATGGTTAATTGACGGAAGATATCATATTGATAAATTTAAAAGATTATTCGAATTTGAAAATCCGTTGCCTGATGAAGAAGCGGACAAATATACTACATTAGCAGGATTTGTTCTCAGTATCAGTGGAACAATACCTGATGAAGGAGATAAATACGAATGCGGAAGATTTATCTTTGAAATTATAGATATTGACGGTCGCCAGATTGATAAGGTTCTTGTAACAGATTTGGGACCTGAAACTGATATTGCAGAGGAATAAAATGGATTTCGGAATAATTATCCAATTTGTTTTATTAATTGCAGGGTTTGTATTTTTAATTAAGGGATCAGACCTTTTCGTTGATGGTTCAAGCAGTGTTGCATCACTTTTAAAAATACCTGCAATCATCATTGGTTTAACAATTGTAGCATTTGGAACAAGTGCTCCTGAAGCTGCTGTATCCATAACATCATCCCTTAGCGGAAACAACGGACTTGCAGTAGGTAATGTTATCGGAAGTAACTTATTCAATATATTATTCGTTATTGGAGTTGCTGCATTGCTTGGCAATCTACTGATGGAAAAAAGCGTGCTGAAAAAAGATTTGCCAATCCTATTAGGCATTACACTTCTATTAACAATATTCATCATAACTGACTGGAACATATCTGCTATAGAAGGAATAATTTTATTAGTTATTCTAATCCTATATGTATTTTCACTTATTCGAACTGCAAAAAAAGATAATGATGTAAAAACAGATAAACCGAAATTAACTCCTCAAAAGAGCATAATATTTATTGTCATAGGGCTTGCAGGAATTATACTTGGTGGGGATTTGGTTGTAAAGAGTGCTTCAGCAATAGCAATAGCATTCGGAATGAGCGAAACACTAGTGGGATTGACTATTGTGGCAATAGGCACATCTTTACCGGAATTTGTAACTTCACTTAATGCTTTAAAGAAAGGTGAAAATCAATTAGTTATAGGTAATGTTGTCGGGTCAAACATCTTCAATATATTATTCGTACTGGGCGCAAGTAGTGCAATAAGTCCAATACCTGTTGATTCAAGTTTAATTACAGATATTGTCTTTATGATAATAGTTACAATAATATGTTTCATATTTGGTAAAACACAGGAAAAATATGATAAAAAGGAAGGAATTATTTTAATCGCATTATTTATTGCATATATGGCCTTCGCAATTTTGAGAAATTAAATTTTTTAACTCGCAAGCCTTGCATATGTCAGAAGAGGTTGGCTGACCACACACTTCACATTCGTTAAGGCTTGTATTTATATCATTTTCAAAAGTCAGCATCTTTTGAAAAGACCCCATCACATTATTTTTAACACCCGGACACTTATCCTCGCTTGTATTCAGGAATTCTTTAATTTTAGCCCTTAGTGACAAATGAGAATATGGGCATTCATCTAAATGGATATCAATATTATTAATCACTGCCCACATTCCAACTTCTTTTTCGGGAGTGTTCCACAACGGTTTTATTCTAGGAACCAATTTCGGATGTATGACGTCGAGCTCCGGCCCGAATTTTGAGAACTTAATGGTGTCTCCACGGGCAAAACTCATTAGGAAAGATTGAATTTCATCATCTAAATTGTGTCCGGTAGCTATCTTGGATGCACCAAGCTCATAAGCTGTTTTATTTAAAATATTTCTTCTAAACACTCCG
The genomic region above belongs to Methanobrevibacter sp. and contains:
- a CDS encoding calcium/sodium antiporter, coding for MDFGIIIQFVLLIAGFVFLIKGSDLFVDGSSSVASLLKIPAIIIGLTIVAFGTSAPEAAVSITSSLSGNNGLAVGNVIGSNLFNILFVIGVAALLGNLLMEKSVLKKDLPILLGITLLLTIFIITDWNISAIEGIILLVILILYVFSLIRTAKKDNDVKTDKPKLTPQKSIIFIVIGLAGIILGGDLVVKSASAIAIAFGMSETLVGLTIVAIGTSLPEFVTSLNALKKGENQLVIGNVVGSNIFNILFVLGASSAISPIPVDSSLITDIVFMIIVTIICFIFGKTQEKYDKKEGIILIALFIAYMAFAILRN
- a CDS encoding methanogenesis marker 7 protein, translating into MYETLTFTGGVHKSEEFKELVEDLGGFILQDNILQMELVLSIAVPLEDVDKIERKADELLAKISVAPMAGSEIAIVSPTLARHHLPHAACDISEYLREYGAKDNMVGLARGDGKGTSGITEEEKRLIEEHDIAIFALGSFENCIKEKSFLYDDINIPVIVTGAPDIPVDELPGADAYVGGLGRIPRRLRRGPDIRALDKLVETVEKILTDKKHEMILDPPLVPSIVVKNAIENQVREVKDIFSPYPVTSQLDGVRVKLNYDEYADVIANVVVDGKKLSEIAEIKKSFMYDYILVKINSESSLVEDSN
- a CDS encoding hemolysin family protein is translated as MITITIEIIIILILMFLNGYLSMAELAVVSIRKSKMQKYLDEGNKKAQIVMNLNENPNEFLSTVQIGISLIGILTGAFGGVTLAEPLSELIYFIPYNDIISVTLVVIITTYLTLVLGEIVPKVIALNDPEKVALKVVKSIIILSKISKPISYVLAKSSSFVLWLMRIEDKSDEVVTEEEIELMIKEGRKDGTIEKEEEDIIKRVFKLDDQKVGSIMTPRNEIIWIDLEDDDDVNKIKIIESRRSIFPIAKGELDEFIGVVQAKDILSTIFRGEEVDVEKIVKEPLVVSEHMETLELLKEFKENQEYVHMSLVVDEFGSVEGLITLNDLLEGIVGHIPGIDEEDEPEATLRDDGTWLIDGRYHIDKFKRLFEFENPLPDEEADKYTTLAGFVLSISGTIPDEGDKYECGRFIFEIIDIDGRQIDKVLVTDLGPETDIAEE
- a CDS encoding TIGR00269 family protein, which gives rise to MVKLNKDDFNEHIFTRINNLIQDYKLIKEGELIAVALSGGKDSILTLHALKNYQKLLNFDLVAISVDEGIEGYRQHGIDSAINNAKNLDIELVQKSFNAEEGFTLDDIYSDFKSACIPCGVFRRNILNKTAYELGASKIATGHNLDDEIQSFLMSFARGDTIKFSKFGPELDVIHPKLVPRIKPLWNTPEKEVGMWAVINNIDIHLDECPYSHLSLRAKIKEFLNTSEDKCPGVKNNVMGSFQKMLTFENDINTSLNECEVCGQPTSSDICKACELKNLISQNCEGHICNK
- the comB gene encoding 2-phosphosulfolactate phosphatase, whose amino-acid sequence is MKVTLSFEESESDDVSIMVDALRASSTIVLALDIFEKVIPCFTKEDAFKLKDKLDGVVAGERGGKKIDGFDIGNSPSRIKDYKTDKNTLILTTSNGTRILENMHSTVLVGSLINAKYVAGQSVKIAKDHIDVVMAGVKGKFAIEDFLASGEILYWITQELPDCELSEYAQSAILASRPSESLKSFINSRSGKRLIELGYENDVELCSLKNITSNVAIYKNQELTLLKD
- the mmp10 gene encoding methyl coenzyme M reductase-arginine methyltransferase Mmp10 (Mmp10 (methanogenesis marker protein 10) is a cobalamin-requiring radical SAM methyltransferase that creates the methylarginine modification to methyl coenzyme M reductase.) codes for the protein MQIVADVGGTPGRDCNGYCKYCYFRKVKEIKSFGCAHCLPNKVGCERCSKGVAESEGGFKTPFEVINNVQTFLMMNSGISGEITANISGGGDISCYPHLETVTANLNQFSISSHLGYTSGKGITDSEIATRLIDNGVNEVSFTVFSTDPQLRKEWVKDTNPEEALKACKTFCENVKLFGASVIIPGVNDGEVLRETCNSLESWGAKGILLMRFANTFNEGLILGNEPIIKGIESQPVEDFAELVKEINKEYKFRVSGTPLCDPETGGPFAISKSENEVFLQFIKPVTGDATIITSKTAEPFITKIFDKLEADSVNVVAVEKEIACLITKEDLEKLDLSEIKQAVILPGRSFVHQLDAERILSADGVERIVGRGPDTLSVDGEMSIDLTDENVIERELEQFNDLVDAINFFGMRLI
- a CDS encoding DUF1922 domain-containing protein; translation: MYLIFRCDCGRALYSKEGIATRKCVCGKTLKVKSRRIFKKVATREEASKAVQEMQDKIYGNTDFMLASDL
- a CDS encoding TraB/GumN family protein, with product MKRELLTIIGTAHVSEESVNEVKDAIYEQHPDIVAIELDRGRYEKLKKQMMGIEEDEHVPITQIIKENKVGLFLVSTLLGYFQSKIGAEVDVAPGSEMIGAIEASQDLKIPIALIDREINTTLQRALNKMSFKEKAKFGYGLIASVLGFDDDEEDEIDIEELKNSENIDDMMEMFKDEAPSVYEVLVHERDAYLAGKIMQIPYDKIIAVVGAGHKPGIENYLDNPETLPDLEQLEVISEKKGIPWLKIILALIPISFVVIFFLAFFNGINIAGNIYEFIIISVAMGFIGSILSGSKIQSAIVGGLMAPLTIIHPLLAAGWFSGLVEAKFRKVRQKDVHNLAHIENLRDLWSNNIFRILLVVIGTNLGVSIATLVILPSKVFIPLFMKIFGG